The following coding sequences lie in one bacterium genomic window:
- a CDS encoding DNA-3-methyladenine glycosylase: MVCLPPEFFARPTLEVAPALVGCLLRYRSCFVRIVETEAYTDDEASHGFRRTPRSAIMHDSFGHVYVYRSYGVHFCLNFTTDRRQSGAVLIRAAEPLEGLATMRRRRGDVADYELCKGPGNLTRALGITLVLNETTVGDAISVFDGSCAQVAKSRRIGISKATGHLWRFFDRESRCVSGPPALNRQASLFSLTGNSKISE, translated from the coding sequence ATGGTCTGTCTCCCGCCCGAGTTTTTTGCCCGACCTACGCTGGAAGTTGCTCCGGCGCTTGTCGGTTGTCTGCTCCGATACCGTTCATGTTTTGTGCGAATAGTTGAAACGGAAGCTTATACAGATGACGAAGCTTCGCACGGTTTCCGGCGCACACCGCGGTCGGCCATTATGCACGACAGCTTCGGTCATGTCTACGTGTATCGCAGCTACGGCGTTCACTTCTGCTTGAATTTCACGACGGACAGACGGCAGTCGGGGGCCGTGCTGATTCGCGCGGCTGAACCGCTCGAAGGTCTCGCAACGATGCGGCGAAGAAGGGGAGATGTTGCCGACTACGAACTTTGCAAAGGCCCGGGGAATCTCACGCGTGCACTGGGGATTACGCTCGTGCTGAATGAGACAACAGTTGGAGATGCGATATCTGTCTTTGATGGAAGTTGCGCTCAAGTCGCGAAGTCACGCCGCATCGGAATCAGCAAAGCCACCGGCCACCTGTGGCGGTTTTTTGATCGCGAGAGCCGATGTGTAAGCGGGCCGCCCGCGCTGAATCGTCAGGCGTCGCTCTTTTCCCTGACCGGCAACTCGAAGATATCTGAATAG
- a CDS encoding SPASM domain-containing protein translates to MLPRGLSLHPGFIANLTALSCGYALSHVVKRPLIWGYPISIMIEPISRCNLRCPLCPIGARELTRDLGVMSLENYMRILDNVGRYVKVIALWNQGEPTINDQLPEMISEATRRGIYTMVSTNGTLLHRRNLIPRLLDAGICELVFSIDGLTPDSYRIYRIGGELDVVVENMKEFRKQRDRRGSKRPRMVMQWLPMKHNQHEIPYLRAKAKEWGADTVEIKTTQIYSDDQAAQYLPDLEALRRYERQGQEWATKRTYQSCKRLWYSTMIDWNGNVVPCCFDKDEQFLMGNALKQDFREIWHGEPYNRFRTQLIRRGRVEEMCRNCTEGLKSYYIPLSELEAMAPPEIPPVPPENLPKKADYSDIFELPVREKSDA, encoded by the coding sequence GTGCTGCCGCGTGGATTGTCATTACATCCCGGATTCATTGCTAATCTGACCGCACTGTCGTGTGGCTATGCTCTGTCCCATGTCGTCAAACGTCCGCTGATCTGGGGCTATCCGATCAGCATCATGATCGAGCCGATCAGCCGTTGCAACTTGCGCTGCCCGCTCTGTCCCATCGGAGCGCGCGAACTCACCCGCGATCTCGGCGTGATGTCCTTGGAAAACTACATGAGGATTCTCGATAACGTCGGACGATACGTGAAAGTCATCGCCCTTTGGAATCAGGGTGAACCGACCATCAATGATCAGCTTCCCGAAATGATCTCCGAAGCGACTCGCCGAGGTATCTATACGATGGTCTCCACGAACGGAACTCTGCTCCACCGTCGCAATCTGATTCCGCGACTTCTCGATGCCGGAATCTGCGAACTGGTCTTTTCAATCGACGGGCTGACTCCTGACAGCTATCGCATCTATCGCATCGGCGGTGAACTGGACGTCGTCGTTGAAAACATGAAAGAGTTCAGGAAACAGCGTGACCGGCGCGGCAGCAAGCGGCCCAGAATGGTTATGCAGTGGCTCCCGATGAAGCACAATCAGCACGAGATTCCCTATCTGCGTGCCAAAGCCAAGGAATGGGGAGCGGATACGGTCGAAATCAAGACGACGCAAATCTACAGCGACGATCAGGCCGCGCAGTATCTTCCCGATCTTGAAGCGTTGCGACGTTACGAACGCCAGGGTCAGGAGTGGGCGACAAAACGCACGTATCAATCCTGCAAACGACTGTGGTACTCCACAATGATTGATTGGAACGGCAACGTCGTGCCCTGCTGCTTTGACAAGGATGAACAGTTCCTGATGGGCAATGCGCTCAAACAGGACTTTCGTGAAATCTGGCACGGAGAACCGTACAACCGCTTTCGAACTCAGTTGATTCGCCGCGGCCGCGTCGAAGAGATGTGCCGCAATTGCACAGAAGGTCTCAAGAGTTACTACATTCCGCTCTCTGAACTCGAAGCTATGGCGCCGCCCGAAATCCCGCCTGTCCCGCCGGAAAATCTGCCGAAGAAGGCGGACTATTCAGATATCTTCGAGTTGCCGGTCAGGGAAAAGAGCGACGCCTGA
- a CDS encoding T9SS type A sorting domain-containing protein produces the protein MKRFVVIAIAATFCAIVSCNDAGRHATLREGESGPFPSDWFMLQRSWPDAQVDAERVLAGARRAMEMRRNTLDEDPMWIDAGPTNIGGRLTDIAGHPTDDNILYIGTASGGIFKSTDAGVSWFPIFDDSPTPSVGALAIDPSNPSVIYCGTGEANSAGYSYFGSGVYKSTNAGVSWSQSGLAGSRYISRVVVHPENSSHVWVAAMGELFAPGGERGVYFSDNSGATWERLLFVNDTTGASDVVVHPENPDIVYAAMWQRYRSAEHRVAGGRGTGIYKSTNRGQNWTRLTSGLPPVGDYVGRIGLAISHSNPNILYAIYADHPGYFLGLYRTNDGGESWTRTNDESLSNMYSNFGWYFGNVRVRPDNPDVVFALGVTLHRSTNGGTTWTEIGGDVHVDHHALWFDPQQPFRFYLGNDGGLYRTLNNGNSFQDLNNFPAIQYYAGTYDAQQPHRLYGGTQDNGTLRSLSGDIDDYERIYGGDGFYTIVDPANNSYIYAEYQYGGLGRSTNGGNSFTWALNGIDDSERRNWSTPVVLDPNNSHVLYYGAQRVYRSENRAQSWAAISPDLTNGPGSGNLVFGTITTIAVSPASSQVIWAGTDDANVWISVNAGASWELRNGGLPQRWITRVVPHPVNQNEALVTISGYRNTEQQAHLYRTTDYGVTWIEIGSELPDVPLNDVVIDDEYLNRLYAASDFGIFWSQDYGMSWSPLGRGLPPVPTLDLILDQPQRRLIAATYGRSFVTLTLDSLGVNHAPRIVSLLPVPAEDGYYYTQLGQTVEFSVEAVDEDGDELSYAWTLDGLLESDQSVFSYQFNVLGYHHFQIDVSDGELFARDSVRVIVYDSTEASETPPSLPRTFELSAYPNPFNSEVRVTLALPRDGGTNADVYDITGRHASLLHAGHLNAGLHEFSWRPERASSGVYFLVVKYGHIVENRKLIYLK, from the coding sequence ATGAAGAGATTTGTTGTCATAGCGATTGCGGCTACCTTTTGCGCTATTGTGTCCTGTAATGACGCGGGCAGGCACGCAACGTTGCGGGAGGGCGAGTCCGGTCCGTTTCCGTCCGACTGGTTCATGCTGCAGAGAAGCTGGCCCGATGCGCAGGTTGACGCCGAAAGAGTCTTGGCCGGCGCGAGACGCGCAATGGAAATGCGGCGCAACACGCTGGATGAAGATCCGATGTGGATTGATGCCGGCCCGACGAACATCGGCGGACGACTGACGGACATCGCGGGTCATCCGACCGATGACAACATCCTCTATATTGGCACGGCGAGCGGGGGGATATTCAAGTCCACAGACGCGGGTGTCAGCTGGTTCCCGATCTTCGACGATTCTCCGACTCCCAGTGTTGGAGCGCTAGCGATTGACCCGAGCAATCCCAGTGTAATCTACTGCGGAACAGGTGAAGCAAACTCCGCTGGTTACAGTTACTTCGGGTCGGGAGTTTACAAGAGCACCAATGCCGGCGTGAGTTGGTCGCAAAGCGGATTGGCGGGAAGCCGCTATATCTCGCGCGTCGTCGTGCATCCGGAGAATTCCAGTCACGTTTGGGTCGCTGCGATGGGAGAACTATTCGCGCCGGGGGGAGAGCGGGGAGTCTACTTTAGCGACAACAGCGGCGCCACGTGGGAACGATTACTTTTTGTGAATGATACGACGGGTGCTTCCGACGTTGTTGTGCATCCAGAGAATCCTGATATAGTTTACGCCGCGATGTGGCAACGCTACCGGAGCGCTGAGCACAGAGTCGCCGGCGGTCGAGGCACAGGGATATACAAGTCGACCAATCGCGGGCAGAACTGGACGAGGCTCACATCCGGACTTCCGCCCGTCGGTGACTATGTCGGCCGTATTGGGCTGGCGATCTCGCATTCAAATCCAAACATACTCTACGCGATCTATGCGGATCACCCTGGTTACTTCCTGGGTCTGTATCGGACGAACGACGGGGGAGAATCGTGGACAAGGACGAATGACGAATCGCTGTCGAACATGTACTCGAATTTTGGCTGGTACTTCGGCAACGTCCGAGTGCGGCCGGATAATCCGGACGTGGTCTTTGCGCTCGGTGTGACACTCCATAGGTCAACTAATGGCGGGACCACGTGGACGGAAATCGGCGGCGACGTGCACGTGGATCATCATGCGCTCTGGTTTGATCCCCAGCAACCGTTCCGGTTCTATTTGGGTAATGACGGAGGATTGTACCGGACGCTGAACAACGGAAACAGTTTTCAGGACTTGAACAACTTTCCGGCGATCCAGTATTATGCCGGAACATATGACGCTCAACAACCTCACAGGCTTTATGGCGGCACGCAAGACAACGGAACGCTGCGTTCATTGAGTGGAGACATAGACGATTATGAACGAATCTACGGAGGGGATGGATTCTACACTATTGTAGATCCGGCCAATAACAGCTATATTTACGCTGAATATCAATACGGGGGATTAGGCAGGAGCACGAACGGCGGAAACAGTTTCACCTGGGCGCTCAACGGGATTGACGACTCGGAACGGCGCAACTGGTCCACACCTGTCGTTCTCGATCCAAACAATTCACACGTTCTCTACTACGGCGCGCAGAGAGTGTATCGCTCTGAGAATCGCGCACAATCTTGGGCTGCGATTAGTCCGGATCTGACGAATGGGCCGGGCAGCGGGAATCTTGTGTTTGGTACGATTACGACGATTGCCGTCTCGCCTGCAAGTTCGCAGGTCATCTGGGCGGGAACAGATGACGCGAATGTTTGGATCAGTGTGAACGCGGGTGCATCCTGGGAGTTACGCAACGGAGGTTTGCCTCAGCGCTGGATAACGCGCGTCGTTCCGCACCCCGTCAATCAAAATGAGGCTCTGGTGACGATTTCAGGGTATCGGAATACGGAACAGCAGGCCCATCTCTACCGGACTACCGACTACGGGGTAACCTGGATTGAAATAGGCTCCGAGCTGCCCGATGTTCCGCTGAACGATGTGGTCATCGATGACGAATACTTGAATCGTCTCTATGCGGCCTCGGACTTTGGAATCTTCTGGAGTCAAGACTACGGTATGAGCTGGAGCCCGTTAGGCAGAGGCTTGCCGCCAGTGCCGACGCTCGATTTAATCTTAGACCAACCGCAGCGCAGGCTCATTGCTGCGACCTACGGCAGATCGTTCGTGACGCTTACGCTTGATTCTCTTGGCGTCAATCACGCTCCGCGTATTGTTTCACTGTTGCCGGTGCCGGCTGAAGACGGCTACTACTACACGCAGCTCGGCCAGACTGTTGAGTTCAGTGTCGAGGCTGTGGACGAGGACGGCGATGAATTGAGCTACGCATGGACTCTCGATGGGCTGCTTGAGTCTGATCAATCGGTTTTCTCTTATCAGTTCAACGTGTTGGGATATCACCACTTTCAAATTGACGTCAGCGACGGAGAACTCTTCGCCAGAGACTCGGTCAGGGTCATCGTTTATGACTCGACGGAAGCTTCCGAGACTCCGCCATCGCTGCCGCGGACATTTGAACTGTCAGCTTACCCGAATCCTTTCAATAGTGAAGTGCGAGTTACGTTAGCTTTGCCGCGAGACGGGGGCACCAACGCCGACGTCTATGACATTACGGGACGGCATGCGAGTCTTTTGCATGCAGGACATCTGAACGCAGGCTTGCACGAGTTTTCCTGGCGGCCGGAGCGTGCGTCAAGCGGGGTTTATTTTCTCGTTGTTAAGTACGGACACATTGTGGAAAATCGCAAACTAATCTACCTAAAATGA